Proteins from a single region of Amycolatopsis sp. CA-230715:
- a CDS encoding proline--tRNA ligase, with protein sequence MITRMSSLFLRTLREDPADAEVPSHRLLVRAGYVRRVAPGGFSWLPLGLKVLRNIERVVREEMAAIGAQEIQFPALLPREPYETTGRWTEYGDALFRLKDRKGADYLLGPTHEELFALTVKGEYSSYKDYPVLLFQVQTKYRDEARPRAGILRGREFVMKDSYSFDLDDEGLERSYQLHRGAYIKIFDRLGLDYVIVAATSGAMGGSASEEFLAVAPTGEDTYVRSTDSDYAANVEAVTTPAPPAHPVDGLPDAQVHHTPATPTIETLVDFLNGASLGRTFTAADTLKNVLLKTRQPGAKEWELLGVGIPGDREVDMKRLEASLEPAEVALLEEADFTANPFLVKGYIGPKALQDNGIRYLVDPRVVTGTAWVTGADKADHHVVDLVAGRDFTPDGTIEAAEVREGDASPDGKGTLVAARGIEIGHIFQLGRKYADAFELDALGPDSKPVRITMGSYGVGISRLVAVIAEQYCDEIGLVWPREVAPFDVHVVIAGKDEAVAAGAEKLAAELDAAGVEVILDDRKATPGVKFADAELVGVPTILVVGRGLANGVVEVKDRASGQREEIAVDQVVAHLTALAGK encoded by the coding sequence GTGATCACCAGGATGTCGTCGCTGTTCCTTCGCACGCTTCGCGAGGATCCGGCGGACGCCGAAGTGCCGAGCCACCGGCTGCTCGTGCGTGCCGGCTACGTCCGCAGGGTGGCGCCGGGCGGGTTCTCCTGGCTGCCGCTCGGGCTGAAGGTGCTGCGCAACATCGAACGCGTGGTGCGCGAGGAGATGGCCGCCATCGGCGCGCAGGAGATCCAGTTCCCCGCGCTGCTGCCCCGCGAGCCCTACGAGACCACCGGCCGCTGGACCGAGTACGGCGACGCGCTGTTCCGGCTCAAGGACCGCAAGGGCGCCGACTACCTGCTCGGCCCCACGCACGAGGAGCTGTTCGCGCTCACCGTGAAGGGCGAGTACAGCTCGTACAAGGACTACCCCGTCCTGCTGTTCCAGGTGCAGACGAAGTACCGCGACGAAGCGCGCCCCCGCGCCGGGATCCTGCGCGGCCGCGAGTTCGTCATGAAGGATTCGTACTCGTTCGACCTCGACGACGAGGGCCTGGAACGGTCCTACCAGCTGCACCGCGGCGCCTACATCAAGATCTTCGACCGGCTCGGCCTCGACTACGTCATCGTCGCGGCCACTTCGGGCGCGATGGGCGGTTCGGCGTCCGAGGAGTTCCTCGCGGTGGCGCCCACCGGCGAGGACACCTACGTCCGCAGCACCGATTCGGACTACGCGGCCAACGTCGAGGCGGTCACCACGCCCGCGCCGCCCGCGCATCCCGTCGACGGGCTGCCCGACGCGCAGGTGCACCACACGCCCGCCACGCCGACCATCGAGACGCTCGTCGACTTCCTCAACGGCGCTTCGCTGGGCCGCACCTTCACCGCGGCGGACACGCTCAAGAACGTGCTGCTGAAGACGCGCCAGCCCGGCGCGAAGGAGTGGGAGCTGCTCGGCGTCGGCATCCCCGGCGACCGCGAGGTCGACATGAAGCGGCTGGAGGCGTCGCTGGAGCCCGCCGAGGTCGCGCTGCTCGAAGAGGCGGACTTCACCGCGAACCCGTTCCTCGTCAAGGGCTACATCGGCCCGAAGGCGTTGCAGGACAACGGGATCCGCTACCTCGTCGACCCGAGGGTGGTCACCGGCACCGCGTGGGTCACCGGCGCGGACAAGGCCGACCACCACGTCGTCGACCTCGTCGCGGGCCGCGACTTCACCCCGGACGGCACGATCGAGGCCGCCGAGGTCCGCGAAGGCGACGCCTCGCCCGACGGCAAGGGCACGCTCGTCGCGGCGCGCGGTATCGAGATCGGGCACATCTTCCAGCTCGGCCGCAAGTACGCCGACGCGTTCGAGCTGGACGCGCTCGGGCCCGATTCGAAGCCGGTCCGGATCACCATGGGTTCCTACGGCGTCGGCATCTCCCGGCTGGTCGCGGTGATCGCCGAGCAGTACTGCGACGAGATCGGCCTGGTGTGGCCGCGCGAGGTGGCGCCGTTCGACGTGCACGTGGTCATCGCGGGCAAGGACGAGGCGGTGGCCGCGGGTGCGGAGAAGCTCGCCGCCGAACTGGACGCGGCCGGTGTCGAGGTCATCCTGGACGACCGCAAGGCGACGCCCGGCGTCAAGTTCGCCGACGCCGAACTGGTCGGCGTGCCGACGATCCTCGTCGTCGGGCGCGGGCTGGCGAACGGCGTGGTCGAGGTCAAGGACAGGGCCAGCGGCCAGCGCGAGGAGATCGCGGTCGACCAGGTCGTCGCGCACCTGACCGCGCTCGCCGGGAAGTAA
- a CDS encoding IS256 family transposase translates to MAELLSPAAIDALVADAEASGMGLDGAQGLLNQLTKAVLERALETEMADHLGYDKGDPAGYGSGNSRNGKSAKTVVTNSGPVRLDVPRDRASTFEPRIVPKRKRRLGQIDDMILSLYARGMTTRDIKEHLAEVYDAEVSPALISNVTDVVAEEITQWQNRPVDAVYPIMYIDAVVVKIREGGTVDNRSAHLVVGVDTDGFKHVLGIWIGENEGAKFWQNVLNELVNRGLNDVLIVCCDGLTGLPDAIGNVWPKAIVQTCVVHLIRASMRFVSLDDRKAVAKSLKPIYEAANEAAAQQALNELKHTWGQKYTGLISTWERAWEEFIPFLEFHPAIRKVIYTTNMIESINYQLRKISKTRGHFPSVDAAIKLLYLGVRNITGRHIDGEGQFAGKRGTGTYGWKRALNAFATRFGDRLPL, encoded by the coding sequence GTGGCGGAGCTGTTGTCGCCGGCGGCGATCGATGCGCTGGTAGCAGACGCCGAGGCTTCGGGGATGGGCCTGGATGGCGCGCAGGGTTTGCTGAATCAGCTGACGAAGGCGGTGCTGGAGCGGGCGCTGGAAACTGAGATGGCCGACCATCTCGGTTACGATAAAGGTGATCCCGCTGGTTATGGTTCGGGGAATTCCCGTAACGGGAAGAGCGCGAAAACGGTGGTCACCAACTCCGGTCCGGTCCGGTTGGATGTGCCGCGGGACCGGGCGAGTACTTTTGAGCCGCGGATCGTGCCGAAGCGGAAGCGTCGGCTTGGTCAGATCGATGACATGATCTTGTCGTTGTATGCGCGGGGAATGACGACTCGGGACATCAAGGAACATTTGGCAGAGGTGTATGATGCCGAGGTTTCCCCGGCGTTGATCTCGAATGTCACAGATGTGGTGGCCGAGGAGATCACCCAATGGCAGAATCGCCCGGTTGATGCGGTTTATCCGATTATGTACATCGACGCGGTGGTCGTCAAGATCCGTGAGGGCGGCACGGTCGACAACCGGTCCGCGCACCTGGTCGTCGGGGTCGACACGGACGGGTTCAAGCACGTCCTGGGCATCTGGATCGGCGAGAACGAGGGAGCGAAGTTCTGGCAGAACGTGCTCAACGAGCTGGTCAACCGCGGCCTGAACGACGTGCTGATCGTCTGCTGTGATGGCTTGACCGGGTTGCCTGATGCGATCGGCAACGTGTGGCCGAAAGCGATCGTGCAGACCTGCGTCGTGCACCTCATCCGCGCCTCGATGCGGTTCGTGTCCCTCGACGACCGCAAGGCTGTCGCGAAATCCCTCAAACCGATCTACGAGGCCGCTAACGAAGCAGCCGCACAGCAGGCTCTCAACGAGCTGAAACACACTTGGGGTCAGAAATACACGGGTCTGATCTCGACCTGGGAACGCGCCTGGGAGGAGTTCATCCCATTCCTCGAGTTCCACCCGGCCATCCGGAAGGTGATCTACACGACGAACATGATCGAGTCCATCAATTACCAACTACGGAAGATTAGTAAGACACGAGGTCATTTTCCCTCTGTCGACGCCGCGATCAAACTGCTCTACCTCGGTGTCCGTAACATCACCGGACGACACATCGACGGCGAGGGACAGTTCGCCGGGAAACGCGGAACCGGAACCTACGGGTGGAAACGAGCACTGAACGCGTTCGCAACCCGCTTCGGCGACCGGCTACCACTCTGA